Proteins encoded in a region of the Atopobium sp. oral taxon 416 genome:
- the rplC gene encoding 50S ribosomal protein L3 — protein sequence MVTTILGRKLGMTQIFDEDDNFVPVTVVLAGPCTVSQVKTKGTDGYEAVQIGFGDIKDKKVNKPMSGHFEKAGVKPMRYLHEVRVDDASQYTAGDQVTVKDFADVKAVDVTGTSKGKGFQGTVKRWNFSRGPMAHGSRNQREPGSIGQCAYPARVRLGLHMSGHMGDERVTVKNLKLVRVDAEQNLMLIKGAVPGGKNALVSIRMA from the coding sequence ATGGTCACTACGATTCTCGGCCGTAAGCTGGGAATGACGCAGATCTTCGACGAGGATGACAACTTCGTCCCGGTCACCGTTGTTCTCGCTGGTCCCTGCACCGTCTCTCAGGTGAAGACTAAAGGCACTGACGGCTATGAAGCCGTTCAGATCGGCTTTGGCGACATCAAGGACAAGAAGGTCAACAAGCCTATGTCCGGCCACTTTGAGAAGGCAGGTGTCAAACCGATGCGCTATCTGCACGAAGTGCGCGTAGACGACGCAAGCCAGTACACCGCTGGCGATCAGGTTACCGTCAAGGACTTCGCCGATGTGAAGGCTGTCGACGTAACCGGAACTTCTAAGGGCAAGGGTTTCCAGGGTACCGTCAAGCGCTGGAACTTCTCACGCGGACCTATGGCCCACGGTTCTCGCAACCAGCGTGAGCCGGGCTCCATCGGCCAGTGTGCGTATCCCGCACGTGTCCGCTTAGGCCTTCATATGTCAGGCCACATGGGCGATGAGCGCGTCACGGTCAAAAATCTCAAGCTTGTGCGTGTTGACGCTGAGCAAAATCTGATGCTCATAAAGGGCGCTGTCCCCGGCGGCAAGAACGCTTTAGTTTCTATCCGTATGGCCTAA
- the rplD gene encoding 50S ribosomal protein L4 — protein sequence MSRIDIKNMAGEKVDAADLAEAVFSVEPNIPVIHHVVVCQAASRRQGTHSTKNRSAVSGGGVKPFRQKGTGRARQGTIRAPQMNGGGVVFGPTPRSHERRVNRKEVKLALRGVLSGKVKDSELVLVDEFKFDKPSTRQAKETLAKLGLADKRVTLVVNDEDVNTYLSFRNLPKVVVIGQTEANAEYLIDNDALVMPVDVAKHFEEVLA from the coding sequence ATGTCCCGCATTGATATAAAGAATATGGCAGGAGAGAAGGTTGATGCTGCAGATCTTGCAGAGGCAGTCTTCAGCGTTGAGCCGAATATCCCTGTAATCCATCACGTTGTGGTGTGCCAGGCAGCATCCCGCCGCCAGGGCACCCATTCTACCAAGAACCGCTCAGCCGTCTCTGGCGGCGGCGTCAAGCCGTTCCGTCAGAAGGGCACCGGCCGCGCCCGTCAGGGCACCATCCGCGCACCGCAGATGAACGGCGGTGGCGTAGTCTTCGGGCCGACCCCGCGCTCACATGAGCGTCGCGTGAACCGCAAAGAGGTCAAGCTCGCACTTCGCGGCGTGCTCTCCGGTAAGGTGAAGGACTCCGAGCTCGTGCTCGTCGACGAGTTCAAGTTTGACAAGCCTTCCACCAGGCAGGCTAAAGAGACCCTCGCAAAGCTCGGTCTTGCTGACAAGCGTGTCACCCTCGTCGTAAACGACGAGGACGTAAACACCTATCTGTCATTCCGCAATCTGCCCAAGGTAGTAGTCATTGGTCAGACGGAGGCGAATGCGGAGTATCTTATCGACAACGATGCTCTCGTAATGCCTGTGGATGTCGCAAAGCATTTCGAGGAGGTGCTCGCGTAA
- the rplW gene encoding 50S ribosomal protein L23 encodes MDSQYNVLVRPVISERSFDQMEQGKYTFEVAPKVPKEEIKGAVQKLFNVHVVKVNTLWVKPKTKRVRYQPGQTRTWKKAIVTLKEGETIELFSNQQKQDDDSASE; translated from the coding sequence ATGGACTCTCAGTACAATGTGCTCGTCCGCCCGGTGATCTCCGAGCGTTCATTTGACCAGATGGAACAGGGGAAGTATACCTTCGAGGTCGCTCCGAAGGTCCCGAAAGAGGAGATCAAGGGTGCGGTCCAGAAGCTCTTCAATGTCCATGTGGTGAAGGTCAACACCCTGTGGGTCAAGCCGAAGACCAAGCGTGTCCGCTATCAGCCCGGCCAGACCCGCACCTGGAAGAAGGCTATCGTCACCCTAAAAGAGGGAGAGACGATCGAGCTTTTCTCCAACCAGCAGAAGCAGGACGACGATTCAGCGTCTGAGTAG